A genomic segment from Acidobacteriota bacterium encodes:
- a CDS encoding folate-binding protein YgfZ gives MSFLTDEYRTILSGAGWAERRHLGHIRFRGRDVLTFLQSLVTNDVARLAPGQGAYAAYLTPQGRMVADLVLHRRDDEVVATVAAGLAASLASRFDQLVFSEDVEVADVSAERSEWLVVGHGAAAALAAAFELEEARLSALQELSHVNWSHGFIARAGEALLPSFAIVAPIDARAEVSDRLERSAMVRVSDGLVDALRIEAGRPRFGVDMNEDTIPLEAGLLERAISTTKGCYVGQEIVIRILHRGGGRVARRLLTFSIEAQDVPAVGAELVSDGKTVGVLTSVAGAPSGNGLIALGYVHRDVAETGKVFAIAGSPGANVVATGFAR, from the coding sequence ATGTCGTTTCTCACAGACGAGTATCGCACCATCCTTTCCGGCGCCGGCTGGGCCGAACGGCGGCATCTGGGGCACATCCGCTTCAGAGGCCGCGACGTCCTCACGTTCTTGCAGAGTCTCGTGACGAACGACGTCGCACGGCTCGCGCCGGGTCAGGGCGCGTACGCCGCGTATCTCACGCCGCAGGGGCGGATGGTCGCCGATCTGGTGCTCCATCGCCGTGACGACGAGGTCGTCGCGACCGTCGCGGCGGGCCTCGCCGCGTCGCTCGCCTCGCGATTCGATCAACTGGTGTTCTCGGAGGACGTCGAGGTGGCGGACGTGTCCGCCGAGCGGAGCGAATGGCTGGTCGTCGGACACGGTGCGGCAGCCGCCCTCGCGGCCGCATTCGAGCTGGAGGAGGCGCGGCTGTCGGCGCTCCAGGAACTGTCGCACGTGAACTGGTCGCATGGCTTCATCGCGCGCGCCGGCGAGGCGCTGCTGCCGTCGTTCGCGATCGTCGCGCCGATCGATGCTCGGGCCGAGGTCAGCGATCGTCTGGAGCGATCGGCGATGGTGCGCGTGTCCGACGGGCTGGTGGACGCGCTGCGGATTGAAGCAGGACGGCCCAGGTTCGGCGTGGACATGAACGAGGACACGATTCCGCTCGAGGCCGGACTGCTCGAGCGGGCAATCAGCACGACGAAGGGCTGCTACGTCGGGCAGGAGATCGTCATTCGGATCCTGCACCGAGGCGGCGGCCGCGTGGCTCGACGTCTGCTGACCTTCAGCATCGAGGCACAGGATGTGCCGGCTGTCGGCGCCGAGCTCGTCAGCGATGGGAAGACCGTAGGCGTGCTGACGAGCGTCGCCGGCGCGCCTTCGGGAAATGGGCTGATCGCGCTCGGGTACGTTCACCGAGATGTCGCGGAAACGGGGAAGGTGTTTGCGATCGCCGGTTCGCCTGGCGCGAACGTGGTCGCGACCGGCTTTGCGCGATAG